The following DNA comes from Nocardia sp. XZ_19_385.
TGTGACCTACTACACTCTGTAGTCTTCCATCCATGGCTATGTGGATCATCCCCGTTTCGTCCGTCGTCAGCTGCATCGCGATCGCGGGGCTGTTCTCCATCGGATTCCCCAAGGAGTGATCCGGACCTACCGCGCCGCCTGATCAGAAGACGATCGGATCCCCGTAGACCGCGCCGTTGGTCGTGGCCTCGGGGGATTCCACATCGATCGTGGTGAAGGGGCGGATGGTCAAGGGTCCGCCGCAGCCCTCCGCGATCAGGTGGAAATCGCGGCTCATCACATATCCGGTCCGGTTGCCGGACAGCTCCTTGGTTCCGGTCTCGATGCGCTTGATGACGCCGGGCGTGATTTCCAGATCCAGGTCCACCGAGGCCGAGATCTCCGGCCCGATTCCGGCGTCCAGGCTCGGCTCCAGCGCGTCGGGGCTACCGCCGACGCTCAGCGTCACGCCGGCGTCGATGCCCGCGCCGGCATGCGCCCCGAAGGTGAGCTCGATGCCGACCATGCAGCTGACGAGGTAGCCGGACTTCAGCGTGCCCGTGCCCGGGCTGTCGACGCGGCCGTAGGAAGTGTTGTTCAGGAACACCTCCCGCGTGGTCGGCAAGCCGTTCTGCGGGGCCACCGGGTGCGCCGCCATATCGGTGTGGCCGACGGTGAACCCGAAACCGGTCGGTGTGGCATAGCTGTTCTCATGTGCCGCGTAGACGAACGCGTTGGCGGGCGCGGCGCCGAAAGCGGCAGCGGCCACGGTGATCCCGGTGAGCGTGGCGGCGATGGTGGCTGCGGACTTGATGGACATGATTGCCTCCCCTGCGGTGGCTCCTGTGTGGAGCGGGGCCGATTGCTTTGTGGTCCGGAAGAAACGTATGAGCCGGACCCGGTTCGGGCCGCGTCCCGGCCACCGCAGGCGTTTCGAAACCGCAGGTAGGGGCGGTATTTGCGAGTAATCCGGACCGGAGGGGCGGCTGGCGGCCATTGTGCGCCCGTAGCTCATGCTCGGTCCGGCGCCGCTTCCTGAGAGCATGCTCAGCCGTGCAGGTCAGGCCCGGTCCGATTTCCGGACCGGACGCCACCCGAAGATCAGGGTGATTCCTGATGCTGGTTGTCGGTGGCGCGTGCCAGTATCGAAGGCATGTACCCGTCCATGCCCGCGTTCGACGCTGCCCGAAGTGGAGATCCACGCGGGAAGCCGACGCTGGTCTTTCACGCCGGGGCGGAGCGGCCGAAGTTGGAGCGGCGTTCGGGCGGGCGGATCGTCGGCGGGGTGGCGGGCGGTATCGCCGATCACCTCGGGCTCGACGCGTTCAAGGTGCGGATGGCGTTCGTGCTGCTGTCCGCGCTGGCGGGGGCGGGCATCGTGGCCTATGGGCTGCTGTGGATTTTTACGCCGGGTGGTTCCGATCAGGTGAAGCCGTCCAGCACGGAACGGCGCCGGTCGATCGGGCTGGCGCTGCTCGGGCTCGGGCTGACGATCGCGGTGTCCTGGCTGATGAACGGGACCGTGGCGGCGAAGGTGATCGTGCCGATCATCGTGGTCGCCGTCGGTGCGGCGCTGGTCTGGCGCGAGTACGACACCGACGGTCCGCGCTCGCTGCTCGGGCTGCCCGCGCGCTCCTCCGTGGTGACGTGGGCGCGCATCGTCGCCGGGGCCACCATGATCGTGGCCGGGCTGGGTGTGGTCATACTGGCCCGGATCGACCTGAGCTCGCTCGGCTCGGCCTTGATCGCGGTGGCGGTGACGCTGGTCGGTGCGGGTCTGCTGACAGTGCCGCTGTGGCTGCGCATGATGCGCGCGCTGAATACCGAACGCGCCGCGCGTATTCGCAACGAGGAACGCGAGGAGATCGCCTCCCATCTGCACGACTCGGTGCTGCAGACGCTGGCGCTGATCCAGCGCCAGGCCGCCGACCCGCAGGAGGTGACCAGGCTGGCCCGCAGCCAGGAACGCGAACTGCGGAGATGGTTGTTCGAGGATGCCGGTCCGGCGGAGTCGAGTCTGGCCGCCGCGCTGCGCACCATCGCCGGCGAGGTCGAGGACCAGCACGGCGTGAAGGTGACTCCGGTGACCGTCGGCGATGTCTCGATGGACACCGACGACAGCGGAAACGGCCTGCCCAAGGAACATTTCACGGCGCTACTCGGTGCGAGCCGGGAAGCGCTGGTGAACGCCGCCAAACACGCGGGCGTGCCGGAGATCGACCTGTTCGCCGAGGCCGAACCGCACCAGGTCAGCATTTTCGTGCGCGATCGCGGCACCGGTTTCGATGTGAACGCGGTGGCGCAGGATCGGCAGGGTGTGGCGAAATCCATTCGCGGCCGGATCGAGCGGCGGGGTGGTCAGGTAGAGATTCTGTCCCACCTGGGCCGGGGGACCGAGGTGCGAATCATCATGCCGCGCACCGATTCCGGAGTGGCCGAAGAAGTCGACGAGACGGGCTCCGAAGGCGTACCGGAGTTCTCGCCGATCTCCGCCGACGCCCCGACCGCCCGCATCGCGCGCCCGGTGCTGGGAGAATAGCGAGTGCGGACCGATTCCCGGTGCGCCGCACGGCCTGACGTCATCCTGCGCAGCGCAGGATCTCAACGTGCAATGGAGGAGAAGTAGGTGACCGTGCGGGTTTTTCTCGTCGATGATCACGCCGTGTTCCGGTCGGGTGTGCGGGCGGAATTGAGTCGCGAGGTCGACATGGAAGTGGTCGGCGAGGCCGGTGGGGTGGCCGAGGCGATCGCCGGTATCAAGGTGACCACTCCGGATGTGGTGCTGCTCGACGTGCATATGCCCGACGGCGGCGGGGTAGCGGTGCTGCAGGGCATCGAAGAGGGGCCGGTGTGCTTGGCGCTCAGCGTCTCCGACGCCGCCGAGGACGTGATCGCGGTGATCCGCGCCGGCGCCCGCGGTTACGTCACCAAAACCATCTCGGGTTCCGAGCTGGCGGCCGGTGTGCGCCGGGTGGCCGGCGGGGACGCGGTGTTCAGCCCGCGGCTGGCAGGTTTCGTGCTCGACTCCTTCACCGGGAAGTCCCCGGTTCCGGAACCGCCGCTGGATCCCGAGCTGGATTCGCTGACACCCCGCGAACTCGAGGTGCTGCGCCTGCTCGCCCGCGGCTACACCTACCGCGAGATCGCCGAGAACCTGTTCATCTCGGTGAAGACTGTGGAAACCCACGCCTCCAACGTGCTTCGCAAAACCCAGCAGTCCAACCGCAACGCGCTGACCCGCTG
Coding sequences within:
- a CDS encoding response regulator transcription factor, with the protein product MRVFLVDDHAVFRSGVRAELSREVDMEVVGEAGGVAEAIAGIKVTTPDVVLLDVHMPDGGGVAVLQGIEEGPVCLALSVSDAAEDVIAVIRAGARGYVTKTISGSELAAGVRRVAGGDAVFSPRLAGFVLDSFTGKSPVPEPPLDPELDSLTPRELEVLRLLARGYTYREIAENLFISVKTVETHASNVLRKTQQSNRNALTRWAHRRRID
- a CDS encoding ATP-binding protein, translating into MYPSMPAFDAARSGDPRGKPTLVFHAGAERPKLERRSGGRIVGGVAGGIADHLGLDAFKVRMAFVLLSALAGAGIVAYGLLWIFTPGGSDQVKPSSTERRRSIGLALLGLGLTIAVSWLMNGTVAAKVIVPIIVVAVGAALVWREYDTDGPRSLLGLPARSSVVTWARIVAGATMIVAGLGVVILARIDLSSLGSALIAVAVTLVGAGLLTVPLWLRMMRALNTERAARIRNEEREEIASHLHDSVLQTLALIQRQAADPQEVTRLARSQERELRRWLFEDAGPAESSLAAALRTIAGEVEDQHGVKVTPVTVGDVSMDTDDSGNGLPKEHFTALLGASREALVNAAKHAGVPEIDLFAEAEPHQVSIFVRDRGTGFDVNAVAQDRQGVAKSIRGRIERRGGQVEILSHLGRGTEVRIIMPRTDSGVAEEVDETGSEGVPEFSPISADAPTARIARPVLGE
- a CDS encoding MspA family porin, whose amino-acid sequence is MSIKSAATIAATLTGITVAAAAFGAAPANAFVYAAHENSYATPTGFGFTVGHTDMAAHPVAPQNGLPTTREVFLNNTSYGRVDSPGTGTLKSGYLVSCMVGIELTFGAHAGAGIDAGVTLSVGGSPDALEPSLDAGIGPEISASVDLDLEITPGVIKRIETGTKELSGNRTGYVMSRDFHLIAEGCGGPLTIRPFTTIDVESPEATTNGAVYGDPIVF